In the genome of Arctopsyche grandis isolate Sample6627 chromosome 13, ASM5162203v2, whole genome shotgun sequence, the window TCGAAGACTCATATCGGCGCTAATACTTTAGGAAGCATGGATATGTTTAATACTCCTGAAGTTAATAAGAATGATAGCTTCAATTTCGAttgttagtattttattttcacaatgaattttattgtattttttttttattatacattatatttgttGTTTTCAGCTGATGATCATCTAACTTTGGGCCAGAAATGTTTATCATCCCAATTAGAAATCAGCCCCGTAACTATCTCCAAACCCAAACTCTCCGGTCTCGCTAGTCTTATATCACCGTTGACAAAACATTCACCTATGACAGTAACCTCTTCAGAAAGCGTAAGTACTTTCGAATCAACTAATGAATGGTTTTATCATCAACTAATAATGGTTTTTTATATGTGTAGATAAATGGAGAATTAAACAAAACATCGCCAACTCAAAGTACTTTGGTTGAAAAGCCTGGTTGGAATGATCTTCAAAAGCGACTATTCACGGAATCCGACACCACTGAAAATACTCAAGTATGCTTTCATTTCATCGACATATgaagtttttgtttttgtttattaaatactGACCATAATATTTTTCTAGGATACACAAGAACTTGCCGATTTGTGTTCAGGAAAATTCCCTACGCAGCAAATGAACTTGTCGATCACTGAATCTGACACTTTATTTGACAAAACTACGTCACTCGCTGATACTCAAATGATTCCAAACACCGAGAGTGAACTACTAGAATTATGCACTGGGAAGTTTGAAGGTATCAACGATACAGCATCGCAGAAACAGGTTAATACttacttatattgtacattgtaGTTTTCATTACAGTTAATCAGTGATGTTGCTAAGAGTGGTGTCacctaaacaatatttttattaattacactgttctacaaacgacgactttttttttggttcagagacgagatatggattttcttatagatagatctatgcccagtgaacacgaatctggtaataaaaaatgttgattagctcgatattcggagatatatatattttttaaatcacgcgatttttctatatcttggtgttgttcggtcgatgtctcaaaatatgtcattttactgttcaaaatgaattttggaatctatattcgggtattttatctttcatttgtagtacttttcagctttcaaatatctctaagtagtcgtccagttcaaatcaaaagtcaaaagtacgtattttcacatgggattttttcccactgttaatactattttatattgagtattttctattgaaacatgtttattgggatagtcttctggccacaatattttttgttttcgtttaaaagggataattggaagtgtgctgaattttaaatcggtaaaatttcgagcgaAAAGCTCGCtcgtacattttttattaccagattcgtgtttatgggcatagatctatgtataagaaaagtcatatatcgtctctgaaccattttttgtgtggaacagtgttattaatagaggtaggatagccaaggggccgctcattgttccattgttgtaaatcctttgtaaaaaaggttcggcaaacctttaacaatgcatttacgacatttgaacaatacgcggcaccttctgggtccgggctttagttattaatatttgttaattgttgTGACTACAGATCGACGCTCAGTCTGATAAATGggatattttccaggaaagagtcATTACTATTGTCCATACAAAgctagaaagcaaaaaaaaaggttaaccatagaaattgacaatatcgAACCCATTTAGCTGAGCGCCGATCTGTAGTTATGACTTACGAGAGAGAAGCACCAAAAGAACATAAGTTGTCTCTGGATTGCGTCTCCGTCTGAGTGAATCAGTTAACCTTCTTATCTTTAGGTGCatacagggccgccgagagaaaTCCCAGACcctggaaaaaaatcatttcgggtcctatgacaaactaaaaaaaaaagatcttatagatatattttaaatatgtcaaaaatatatcagaactattagaaaaataatttcatgagccgttataattgaatgtggtaaaagtctacttttcttcatttcgagatatatctcgcaaaacattaaatataattttttgggtttaattatattttaaaatactggtgacctgtaatatttttattctgctttctcGCAATTGGGGACAAATCGAATTAAAGAAGTGatatagcaatttgtgaattaagtcaaacagaaatagtgttttcggaaccgaaaattggacttaaatataacggcccatattttggttgttattttttaaaataattgaataagaaagtattatATAACAGGCACGATTACACTTGGACAcatcaaataaatacatgtatttttatgtatgtagaataatatgaaatatcaatATTCGGACAGTCAGTCGGACGTCCCGACACGGGGCCTTCGACTAGTCCGGACCCTAGAACTTTACCCCggttcctccccccccccctctcgtcggccctggGTACATACACTGATTTATCAGGAATTCAAACAAATGCCCATGGCTCATATTTGATGTGATATATAGCCGCACCAGACGGATTTCGCgatagctgtataaatacagaaagttgtatatatacagaaagctgtatatatacagaaagctgtatatatacagaaagctgtgtgtatatatacagaaattgcaatgaggCTGTAGCCACTCGAGGATCTTCATACAATAACGACCACAACCAAAAAATGGTGTCACCTGGTGCAGACCACACGGGCCTACCGACGCTACTAactctttttttttcagattgaACCACTGGACGATATCGACATGTCGAAGAATAATTTTGATGTCACATCAATTGTTCAGCCGTTGATCACTCCGTCAGAGAAACCCGTTGAAATCATACATTCGAAAGATATTATAAAGCCATCCAAAACGAAACCAAAGGGCAATAATATTATGTCTTTTTTCATGCCTGTGAATAAAACTGATGTAATCACTAATGCAGAACCTTCTAAAGCTGTTGATGttgaaaatgttattgaaaCAAATCCAGAGGTTTTAAAAACAAAGTATGCTATTCTATCATCAACTTCGTCAGATGAAAAAGAAAACATTGAAGCTGatgttgataataataaaaaagttaaagTATTAAAATCCAGACATGATAGGAATAAAAAACGAAAGGCTCAGCCTTTGTTAATGTCTGGTTAGTGTTTATTTGAcgtataatcattataaatattcatataagttgattgaataatttgtatatttcagATGATGAAAGCGACGATGAAATATCTGATGATGATATTAGTGTGTCGAATATGGAGGATCTCAACGATGAGGAAAAAGAAGTCGAATATGATTCAGAGGAAAatgaagtattatatttttgtttttaaactatgtttgtatttgtattttgtcTTTGAattgtatcgtttattttttttttagatcgaATTGGTACCGGAAAAAATAGCTCCCGAGCCAAAAAAGAAGCAAACTTCAGAATTTTTCGAGCAAGAAGCTGAACTGACCACAGACGATGAATATAGGGGATCCGGAGACGAAGATGAACGAGGCTTAAACGAATTCGAATGGGAAGAAGGAGATGCCGATCAACTTGATCAACGAAAAGTCAATAAAGAACTAGAAAAAATACACaggtttatttttatactataaaCAAAGTCagtatatagtaaaaaaatatttattttgaaatgtaatattattctAGGCATCAAATGCTTGATCAAGACAACCGAGAAATAAAATTACTTCAAGATATTTTACTCGAAGACGGCGATTTGGAAGGTGGCACTCGGGAGCGCAAATTTCGTTGGAAAAATGTCGACACTAATATTGAAAGTGGTGCTGTAGTAGGCGAAGACAATCAGGAAGATGGATTCGACGATCAAAGCGAAGAGTTGTGGCGGCGGCAAAGATACGAACGTGAAACTTTCCTCAGAGAAATGCACGTATGTATCTCGATTGATACCATTTTATATGTCGCCAGTACATTCTATAATGCATATGTTATATTTCAGGAAAAACATGAAGCGTCTCAAAATCCCGAAGAAGCAAAATCAGCACCGCAGATGATATCACGGCTTTCGTTCATTAAAGCGTCGTTAAAATCATCAACTAAACCTATTCTAGATGATAGTAACAATGATGTAATCACGGTGAATGTAAGTCAGAATGAATGCAATGATTCTGAGAAGCTTAATAAAAAACCGTTGAAAGATTTGCCTAGTCCTGTTAAAAAACCGTTCATGATGATTCAGGTAagctttataatatatttaattgccctgtttaatatatatttatgactgagtttatattttatagcaCAATTACAAAGGATCGTTCATAAATCGAGGGCAGGCTGCACTTGATAGGTTAGTTTTGTTGACAAAAGGTAGTGTTCCAACTAACGGAAACGATCCTCCTAAGAATTTAAGTTCACTGGCTCCTGGAAAAAGAAAGAATTTTGTATTCGAAACTGTCAGCCCTCCGTGCAATAATGAAAAGTCCGAAGAtatcaaagtattttttttattatataaaaagagtacagtaattggcaaaaaatttaaaaataaccttAGTGTGAATCAAATGTGTCCAAATTTGTGTCATTTTGTAATATACTATGTAATATTTATCAGTAATGAGGTTTTATTTTAGACTTTAAATCCAAATTGCCAATCACTGTGTTCTTCCccttattaaattatgattgaatgacaattatgaatttatatatgatgcTATATTTTCAGCTGATAAAAAGAAAGATGGCTTCTGAAATAACAACCCCAAATTCAGAAGGAAGTTCCAAAAAATCGAAGCTATCCAACGAGTTGGGtcgtaaatctaaaaaaagctTATTAGATTTTATGGAGTAATAAATAGCACTTTTTAGGcaaatgtttgtttttatttataattatagtgtaatgaaataaattatatgatatttaatatgtgttttactttcaatataatcataaaaatgtatgaaccattaaattttaatatacattccaTTCCTTCCTATTATGAGAACTTGTGAAACGTCAAATGTTGAATGCATGTGATGTGATTCATGTGGGGTTTATAGGTAGtgtttatagtatttgtattagtcCATATTCAGCTGATTCGATGCCTGAATGAATCGTGGACTTTTTAAGTTTAATGGCCTGGGATTTATggacattttcattttataggATTACAATGTCATTTTGAAAAAGCACATTGGCCTATAGGAAACCTGAAATTTGAGTATGATCAAAGGGGGTAAATCGGGGGTTTTGGGTGCGATTAGCAGCCCTAGAGTCAGGTGATCATCATCTGTAGGTCACGATAGACATTTTGTGCTTATTTATGTTCTTCATAAACAAATTTGTACGCCAGTCGACTCATCAACACATGTGACAGTTGGGGCCGAAGGCCGCGCGCGGGGCCAAGTCAGTATACGCCTCGCACAGCTGTTACAATGCTTCGTTATTAATAAttcgaatataatttattaattatattattaaaatgtatttttaaattatttatatttgcgaTGGCCATATTTTGGAATtggaacgtttttttttttttgtacgttttaatttatttttctgttttattgTAAACGGCCTGCGCCTTATTACTCGttgattattttttgaataattaattattaaaaattggttttaatttttgcgTGCATTGACAACTATTTACAGCACCTCAATTGAGAATGCATCAACTGCATTTTGGTAACGTGTTTCCAGTGCTTCTAAACATTGCACAATTTTGTTTGAATGATGGaaacgttttaaattttatgttgcatctttttatttatttcattgttgattcttttgtttttacaagctattttttctttatacaaaatatacttttaccattttttttaatatatacttaataaaaaattatatcaagtATTACACTTTACAATACAGAAGCAAAACTTtcttaaaatacattataaagaagatttacttcaaaataagccgaaaagaaaatttcgaaactttttttttcatttttcttatCGTTTAATGTGTATTGTATCGAATTGCAGAAAGGGGCGGTAGGTAGTTTTGGGAATTTGAGTAATTTGAGCATATTTATTGAGAATTTGTGTAATTTCAACTTGAACAAATGGGTTAGTGAAGCAAAAACGCTTCTTTaatattccacacattttttttgattttcatctacccatctatCTCGTGGCCCTTTTATATTTCTTCTGTTATCATTCGTGCttcttctttcgtccattattttaCTTTGTCATACGTCTCGTCCACATATTCCGTGTCCTATTTCTCTTCGTCATGCTGAGCAtacaactttcaatatttattttaatgcattgtatttcatgcaaaatttcacgatcggaagaatgtaagaATTACAACTGATTCATAATGCGGCCGTCGACACtaacaatattacttacaatattttccgtatccaggtcctaaatagcaaccacaggtggctatatgggaactggatacggaaaatattgtaagtaatattagcGTTGTCGACTGCCGCAATTAAGTTAAATAtgtaaaagccttgtaaaataGGCTCGCCCTAAAAGATTTCGACCTaaaggcgaaatcacacaggaaggaacgcggcacatgatttcttttagatacttttaaacatgcgaaaaaaatgtatagcaCACTCAGCatacaccgtcccaaaatcaccccctggagtattttcggtaaaattttatccttgcttgacagtgatcgataacggtgaatcccatatttgaaaaaaggtaaaagtcggaattctcgacagggtggaccctttaggctcggaagcgaggcttggtcgacccgctccatcctgtcattggttgctctttgcgagtactctaATTATTTCCGTCCCccgaattaactcgacttttacctgatgaaatactccgacatatactgcctggttcgcatatatgtaatttcggagggttgggcagcgtacggaaatattccacatattgcgaatggaatatacacgcattcgtttgtggttcaataaaaattcatctaaatatgaatcaaaatgggcaggcgttgtgccaaattgacgcctcatctttcttttcacacgcattcacataatttccacattttgcgtatgtatttcactatcatttggatccacgaaattataaccacttttaccggaattcggaatatttccgtactcgcaaagagcaatCAATGACAGAAAGGAGCGGGTCGGAGCCTAGAGGGTCTGccccagagagatgtaataagaatagaggggcccttacgaataaataattgttgtcaattttacgcggcacgtctctataaatacgctacatcgcacgcaatacaatcggatcaatttactaataaaatgtatcccatgttgtttattgtgtgtttttgaatgtattgtgcaatttttaccgatacttgcccatcttgcgagtaatataaacaaacagagaagtttttatcggacatacgtcgagcaccaagcgtcagatacgactgatgctaaaattatttaggtttGTCTATGGACAGAATGTcgcttgacaacaatataacacctaaagccacttctattaatattacatttctctggcccaaccgtccgaaattatatgtgaaccaggcagtatacatatgc includes:
- the LOC143920668 gene encoding uncharacterized protein LOC143920668; translated protein: MEELQIDHPTREMDTSIHNPIQQTDSSSSDSDDEDITFTKPKKKLIHLSDSDSEEPTRHIQTVENNNSDQESDSEISTADKKLKRIVSNDSDSDQSSLSKHQLSPKVHENMSEHDDSNIFNEKENDAFKSKLSALCDPESSDDEDYRVNDESDQKNNLEEAKHSNTTQENKIRATQRMSAKQAMEQMHKINSESSRMLREKDVYLPYHRPKQISLKEFISKKNIKFIPGTKKPTFRMNAEELKEYATQLERREKEVIELFESESDDETENTDKMIISDSIDILPASKPEELQLEVNNEITMEVNDEITMELNDEIQALTGTEGVLENSGNIDKIASQCVSSEKTALLFDEEESPAITKDIETCITNLENDLTTAEDIDDAMQPSSEPIDKPNCSESITQLMDVGSEDPPMNLKRQLLEHISCSLPSPKLSGFSDGFIDLTPNAVKEELSGVNALKKKFLFHASLKSPAELAREKEKTDIPGTALMNFKRDLIDHISEQRLQEWKRKNEEELSRKREEKVNDELSDCEDKLEVENEKYDKSKVLTDSEVEDEPDIEDEEEEDVPIKESKKSKCDYIDEEAELDDDEASDDESDDDSSSEPEAESVHPPTDKKKPTRIIKPIDSDDSDEDASNLIKGDAKDSHEVSLKNGEADASKTHIGANTLGSMDMFNTPEVNKNDSFNFDSDDHLTLGQKCLSSQLEISPVTISKPKLSGLASLISPLTKHSPMTVTSSESINGELNKTSPTQSTLVEKPGWNDLQKRLFTESDTTENTQDTQELADLCSGKFPTQQMNLSITESDTLFDKTTSLADTQMIPNTESELLELCTGKFEGINDTASQKQIEPLDDIDMSKNNFDVTSIVQPLITPSEKPVEIIHSKDIIKPSKTKPKGNNIMSFFMPVNKTDVITNAEPSKAVDVENVIETNPEVLKTKYAILSSTSSDEKENIEADVDNNKKVKVLKSRHDRNKKRKAQPLLMSDDESDDEISDDDISVSNMEDLNDEEKEVEYDSEENEIELVPEKIAPEPKKKQTSEFFEQEAELTTDDEYRGSGDEDERGLNEFEWEEGDADQLDQRKVNKELEKIHRHQMLDQDNREIKLLQDILLEDGDLEGGTRERKFRWKNVDTNIESGAVVGEDNQEDGFDDQSEELWRRQRYERETFLREMHEKHEASQNPEEAKSAPQMISRLSFIKASLKSSTKPILDDSNNDVITVNVSQNECNDSEKLNKKPLKDLPSPVKKPFMMIQHNYKGSFINRGQAALDRLVLLTKGSVPTNGNDPPKNLSSLAPGKRKNFVFETVSPPCNNEKSEDIKLIKRKMASEITTPNSEGSSKKSKLSNELGRKSKKSLLDFME